From one Alphaproteobacteria bacterium genomic stretch:
- a CDS encoding winged helix-turn-helix transcriptional regulator, with the protein MKDLPFGFERPEDSPGFLLWQTTMIWQRQIKKALEPYGISHAQFVILACLMWFEAHGHETTQALVSAVTQLDKMTVSKSLKYLTLHGHVCRAQHKSDTRAKSVTLTEQGKILMRILVRLVEGIDSRFFGQTDQSDQEQLIRILRELI; encoded by the coding sequence TGAAAGATCTCCCTTTTGGTTTCGAGCGTCCTGAGGATAGTCCGGGTTTTTTGCTATGGCAGACAACGATGATCTGGCAAAGACAGATTAAAAAAGCTCTGGAACCTTATGGTATTTCTCATGCTCAATTTGTGATTCTGGCTTGTTTGATGTGGTTTGAAGCTCATGGTCATGAAACAACACAGGCCTTGGTTTCGGCAGTCACGCAGCTTGATAAGATGACTGTCTCGAAGTCTCTGAAATATCTGACCCTTCATGGACATGTATGCCGCGCCCAGCACAAAAGTGATACAAGAGCCAAAAGCGTGACTTTGACAGAGCAAGGGAAAATCCTGATGCGGATTTTGGTGCGCCTTGTTGAAGGGATTGATAGCAGGTTTTTCGGCCAGACGGATCAATCTGATCAGGAGCAGTTGATCCGGATTTTGCGGGAGCTTATTTAA